A stretch of Anoplopoma fimbria isolate UVic2021 breed Golden Eagle Sablefish chromosome 4, Afim_UVic_2022, whole genome shotgun sequence DNA encodes these proteins:
- the mtnr1c gene encoding melatonin receptor type 1C gives MDLDLDFGEVMGENGSSCLSRNESDRRLHASSAGLSTALASVLIFTIIVDILGNVLVILSVYRNKKLRNAGNIFVVSLSVADLVVALYPYPLVLTAIFHDDWTMGDLHCQASGFIMGLSVIGSIFNITAIAINRYCYICHSLHYDRLYSLRNTCCYVGLTWFFTALATVPNFFVGSLQYDPRVYSCTFAQTVSSYYTISVVVIHFLIPLLVVSYCYMRIWVLVIQVKHRVKPEQRTKLKPSDVRNFLTMFMVFVLFAVCWAPLNLIGLAVAINPVNVAPNIPEWLFVTSYFMAYFNSCLNAVIYGLLNQNFRKEYKTILLALCIPRLLLMETSRCATEGLKSKPSPAYTNNNVAEINV, from the exons ATGGATTTGGATCTGGATTTTGGAGAGGTGATGGGTGAGAACGGGTCGAGCTGTTTGTCCCGGAATGAGAGCGACCGCCGGTTGCATGCTTCTTCCGCCGGGTTGTCCACTGCGCTGGCCAGCGTGCTGATCTTCACCATCATAGTTGACATCCTGGGCAATGTCCTGGTCATCCTGTCCGTGTACAGGAACAAAAAGCTCAGGAATGCAG GCAACATCTTTGTGGTGAGTCTGTCAGTAGCAGACCTGGTGGTTGCTTTGTACCCCTACCCTCTGGTCCTGACCGCCATTTTCCATGATGATTGGACCATGGGTGACCTACACTGCCAGGCAAGTGGCTTCATCATGGGCCTGAGCGTCATCGGCTCCATCTTCAACATCACGGCAATCGCAATCAACCGGTACTGCTACATTTGCCACAGCCTCCACTACGACCGGCTGTACAGTCTGAGGAACACCTGCTGCTACGTGGGCCTCACCTGGTTCTTCACCGCACTCGCCACGGTGCCCAACTTCTTTGTCGGCTCGCTGCAGTATGACCCACGTGTCTACTCCTGCACCTTCGCCCAGACGGTCAGCTCGTACTACACCATCTCAGTGGTGGTCATCCACTTTCTGATCCCGCTGCTGGTGGTGTCCTACTGCTACATGAGGATATGGGTGCTGGTGATTCAAGTGAAACATCGGGTTAAACCGGAGCAAAGGACCAAACTGAAACCCAGTGATGTGAGGAACTTCCTGACTATGTTTatggtgtttgtgttgtttgccGTGTGCTGGGCTCCACTGAACCTCATAGGCCTCGCAGTAGCTATAAACCCAGTGAACGTTGCGCCCAACATACCTGAGTGGCTCTTTGTCACAAGCTACTTCATGGCCTACTTCAACAGCTGCCTCAACGCTGTCATATATGGACTGCTAAACCAAAACTTCCGCAAAGAATACAAGACAATTCTTCTTGCTCTTTGCATCCCACGTTTGCTCCTCATGGAGACCTCCAGGTGTGCCACAGAGGGACTGAAGAGTAAGCCTTCGCCGGCTTATACAAACAATAATGTGGCGGAGATAAATGTATAA
- the LOC129089864 gene encoding gap junction alpha-3 protein-like, with protein sequence MGDWNLLGKLLEKAQEHSTVVGKVWLTVLFIFRILILSAATEKVWGDEQSGFTCDTKQPGCENVCYDITFPISHVRFWVLQIIFVSTPTLIYLGHILHLVRMEDKHNEKDKQRELAQHSDKKALIVDGKHKKALVRDNKGRVRLQGELLRTYVFNVVFKTLFEVGFIVAQYLLYGFKLKPMYTCDRKPCPNMVNCYISRPTEKTIFIIFMLGVASVSLLLNLVEMYHLGFTKCRQGFTFRRRNRSPVSLPKEPNEAAVPYAPSYDDYFHQVQPAYPPVPSYNLSPLSEGTDSSFQPYHSKAAYKQNKDNLAVERSSSKPEECDLKGKRGAGSAPGSPTQARPGRSAKHSNSKTRIDDLQI encoded by the coding sequence ATGGGGGACTGGAACCTGCTGGGAAAGCTACTAGAAAAAGCCCAGGAGCACTCCACTGTGGTGGGGAAGGTGTGGCTCACCGTCCTGTTCATCTTCCGCATCCTGATCCTGAGCGCTGCGACAGAGAAGGTGTGGGGCGACGAGCAGTCGGGCTTCACCTGCGACACCAAGCAGCCAGGTTGTGAGAACGTGTGCTATGACATCACTTTCCCCATCTCCCATGTACGCTTTTGGGTGCTGCAGATCATCTTTGTGTCCACGCCTACGTTGATCTACCTGGGACACATCCTCCACCTGGTGCGGATGGAGGACAAGCACAATGAGAAAGACAAGCAGAGGGAACTTGCACAGCATTCAGACAAGAAGGCCCTTATTGTGGATGGTAAGCACAAGAAGGCTCTGGTGAGGGACAATAAGGGTCGAGTGCGCCTGCAGGGGGAGCTCTTGCGCACATATGTATTTAATGTGGTCTTTAAAACCCTGTTTGAGGTGGGCTTCATCGTGGCTCAGTATCTCTTGTATGGCTTTAAGCTGAAGCCAATGTACACATGTGACAGGAAGCCCTGCCCCAACATGGTAAACTGCTACATATCCCGTCCCACAGAGAAAACCATTTTCATCATCTTCATGTTGGGAGTGGCTAGTGTGTCTCTGCTCCTCAACCTGGTAGAGATGTACCACCTGGGCTTCACCAAGTGTCGCCAGGGATTCACCTTCAGGAGACGTAATCGGTCCCCTGTGAGTCTCCCCAAGGAGCCCAACGAGGCCGCGGTGCCCTATGCGCCGAGTTATGACGACTACTTCCACCAAGTCCAGCCAGCCTACCCGCCGGTACCCAGCTACAACCTCTCCCCTCTGTCTGAGGGCACAGACTCGTCCTTCCAACCCTACCACAGCAAGGCGGCCTACAAACAGAATAAGGACAACTTGGCGGTGGAAAGGAGCAGCAGCAAGCCAGAAGAATGTGACCTGAAAGGAAAGAGGGGAGCGGGATCAGCCCCTGGGTCACCTACGCAGGCCAGGCCGGGCCGCAGTGCcaaacacagcaacagcaaGACTAGAATAGACGATCTGCAGATATGA
- the vma21 gene encoding vacuolar ATPase assembly integral membrane protein vma21: MDGSVGAASDAGPPAYYRGNESSLVSALKTLLFFTILMVTLPIGLYFATKAYLFEGSMKMSSSDSYFYAAIVAVLAVHVVLALFVYVAWNEGAPKGKGKHD, from the exons ATGGACGGATCTGTCGGAGCAGCTTCGGACGCCGGACCGCCGGCTTATTACAGGGG AAATGAGAGCTCCCTGGTCTCAGCCCTCAAGACCCTGCTGTTCTTCACTATCCTGATGGTGACGCTGCCCATTGGACTCTACTTTGCCACAAAGGCGTACCTCTTTGAGG GTTCAATGAAGATGTCAAGCTCTGACAGCTACTTCTATGCAGCCATCGTTGCAGTGCTCGCTGTGCATGTGGTTCTggctctgtttgtttatgtggcCTGGAACGAAGGCGCGCCTAAAGGGAAGGGCAAACACGATTAA